In Thermocrinis minervae, a single genomic region encodes these proteins:
- the hisG gene encoding ATP phosphoribosyltransferase produces the protein MNSLWLTLAVPKGRLFEESLDFLMKIGLITERVEEGRKLVVDVGSLRLYLVKPFDVPVYVENGVADLGIVGLDVLLERPADVYRLYDLGFGFCRIAVAGRPEFFEDYKKSTHLKVATKYPNIAREFFSKKGIKTSLVVLNGSVELAPLLGLSECIVDLVQTGRTLKENNLIVYEEIGTSTAQLICNRVSYRTKRESILKLVRTLLEVC, from the coding sequence ATGAACTCTTTGTGGTTGACCCTTGCTGTGCCAAAGGGCAGACTTTTTGAAGAGAGTCTAGACTTTCTGATGAAAATAGGGCTCATAACCGAAAGGGTGGAGGAGGGCAGGAAGCTGGTGGTGGATGTAGGAAGCCTTAGGCTATACCTGGTCAAACCCTTTGATGTACCTGTGTACGTAGAAAACGGAGTGGCAGACCTTGGCATAGTGGGTCTTGACGTGCTTTTGGAAAGGCCTGCAGATGTCTACAGGTTGTATGACCTTGGCTTTGGCTTTTGTAGGATAGCGGTGGCCGGAAGGCCAGAGTTTTTTGAAGACTACAAAAAGAGCACACACCTTAAGGTAGCCACCAAGTACCCCAACATAGCCAGGGAGTTTTTTAGCAAGAAGGGAATAAAAACCAGTCTTGTGGTACTAAACGGTTCTGTGGAGCTTGCTCCCTTGCTTGGCCTGTCTGAGTGCATAGTGGACCTGGTGCAGACGGGCAGGACTCTTAAGGAGAACAATCTTATAGTTTACGAGGAGATAGGGACATCCACGGCGCAGCTCATATGCAACAGGGTAAGCTACCGTACCAAAAGGGAAAGTATCCTCAAGCTTGTTCGCACTCTGTTAGAGGTTTGCTGA
- a CDS encoding Eco57I restriction-modification methylase domain-containing protein, protein MDKEQAKKIVRETFEKPFDRDRYVRFLKNLLKSFEDKPFVYQGNYIPDPFKQYIKSLERIGKYVNYDKEQEKEEKIDLLIVTLKKETSLERARTVQRNFVAWYLKGSRGGEFKDAALVAFVSPNSEDWRFSLVKLDYRFEGTKVKEELTPAKRFSFLVGKNEKSHTAQSRFVPLLEKDTLITLKDLEEAFSVERVTEEFFEKYRDLFIRTKEKLEELKEKDPRVKQEFESKNIDTVDFAKKLLGQITFLYFLQKKGWFGVKKGEDWGTGPKDFIRRLFNREYGDYDNFFNDILEPLFYEALRTDRSADDHYYSRFNCRIPFLNGGLFDPINNYDWVNVDILLPNELFSNKNKTKEGDIGDGILDVFDRYNFTVNEEEPLDKEVALDPELLGKIYEKLNAIRSDNFDEYVKVLKSGKKGDETKFNKEYGVYYTPREIVHYMCQQSLVYYLESELSSRLPNKPENLRDEIEKFVKMADSIQEIEQTAIEKQDLIEKGQIKSTKYESQIPQVIRDNAELIDDLLANVKVCDPAVGSGAFPIGMLHEIVKLRQLLSVYTGKEIKTYDLKRHCIENSLYGVDIDPGAVEVCKLRFWLSLIVDEEDFHTIKPLPNLDYKVVVGNSLLGIEKNLFNSKDLLELEHLKRQYFNETHPIKKRELREEIDGLIHKITNGHKEFDFKVYFSEVFHEENGKKGFDIVIGNPPYVRHKRIKELKPLLQKAKYKIYDSTADLYTYFYEKGLEILKPNGILCFITSNKWMRAKYGEKLRKFLKQETEVLKIIDFSGYRVFEQTVDTNIILVRKKASPGTPTGMVEFVNVRSLPPGEDVISYIENNYNFIPQEKLDDKCWTLEDEEVLRLKEKIERVGKPLKEWDVKIYIGIVTGYNEAFIIDTETRNRILANCRTEEERKRTEEIIKPVLRGRDIGKYYYKWAGLWVIFIPWHFPLHDDSSIQGASIRAEQEFKKQYPSIYNHLLQFKDTLLKRKKEETGIRYEWYALQRCAATYYPEFEKEKIVWQHVSGRYNFAYIPPGLYLTNALFMITGETSILKYLIGILNSKFADYLLLLFTNLSTLGKYAYGAKDKIEQLPIPPITPQNQHIVKQIENLVDQILSITQSEDYLENSQKQEKVNEYQRQIDQLVYKLYGLTEDEIRIVERYFGQSRE, encoded by the coding sequence ATGGATAAAGAGCAGGCTAAGAAGATCGTAAGAGAAACATTTGAAAAGCCTTTTGATAGGGACAGGTACGTCAGGTTTCTTAAGAATTTATTGAAATCCTTTGAGGATAAACCCTTTGTCTACCAGGGTAACTATATTCCCGATCCCTTTAAACAGTACATAAAATCACTAGAAAGAATCGGTAAATATGTCAACTATGATAAAGAGCAAGAAAAAGAAGAAAAGATTGATCTACTGATAGTCACTCTAAAAAAGGAAACTTCCCTTGAAAGAGCCAGAACAGTGCAAAGGAACTTTGTTGCTTGGTACTTAAAAGGAAGTAGGGGCGGAGAGTTTAAGGATGCAGCACTAGTAGCTTTTGTATCTCCTAATAGTGAAGATTGGAGGTTTTCTCTTGTTAAGCTGGATTATCGTTTTGAAGGAACAAAGGTTAAAGAAGAGCTTACACCTGCAAAAAGGTTTTCCTTCCTGGTTGGCAAGAATGAAAAGAGTCATACAGCACAGAGCAGGTTTGTCCCACTGCTTGAAAAGGATACTCTCATAACCTTGAAGGATTTAGAGGAAGCATTCAGCGTTGAAAGGGTCACGGAGGAGTTCTTTGAGAAATACAGGGATCTATTTATAAGAACAAAAGAAAAACTTGAGGAGCTTAAAGAAAAAGATCCAAGGGTAAAGCAAGAATTTGAAAGCAAAAATATAGACACTGTTGACTTTGCGAAGAAGCTTTTGGGTCAGATTACATTTTTATACTTTTTGCAGAAGAAGGGGTGGTTTGGAGTTAAAAAGGGAGAAGATTGGGGAACAGGACCAAAGGATTTTATAAGGAGGCTGTTTAACAGAGAGTATGGTGATTATGATAATTTCTTCAATGATATTCTTGAACCACTTTTTTATGAGGCACTAAGAACTGATAGAAGTGCAGATGACCATTACTACAGCAGGTTTAACTGCAGAATTCCATTTTTAAACGGTGGTTTATTCGATCCAATAAATAACTATGATTGGGTAAACGTTGATATCCTTCTTCCTAATGAGCTTTTCTCAAACAAAAACAAAACAAAGGAAGGAGATATAGGAGACGGAATACTTGATGTGTTTGATAGGTATAACTTTACTGTGAATGAAGAGGAGCCGCTTGATAAAGAGGTTGCCCTTGATCCAGAACTGCTTGGAAAAATCTATGAAAAACTAAACGCTATAAGATCTGATAACTTTGATGAATACGTGAAGGTTTTAAAGTCTGGTAAGAAAGGAGATGAAACAAAGTTTAACAAAGAGTATGGTGTCTACTACACACCAAGGGAAATAGTCCACTACATGTGTCAGCAAAGTTTGGTTTATTACCTAGAGAGTGAGCTAAGCTCAAGGCTTCCCAACAAGCCCGAAAACCTCAGAGATGAGATTGAAAAGTTTGTAAAAATGGCAGATTCTATCCAAGAAATAGAGCAAACAGCCATTGAAAAACAAGACTTAATTGAAAAAGGGCAAATAAAATCTACAAAATATGAAAGTCAGATACCACAAGTTATAAGAGATAATGCTGAGCTTATTGATGATCTGTTAGCTAATGTAAAAGTTTGTGATCCTGCAGTTGGTTCAGGTGCATTTCCAATAGGTATGTTGCACGAGATTGTAAAGTTAAGGCAATTGCTTTCTGTATACACTGGAAAAGAAATTAAGACATACGATCTAAAAAGACACTGTATTGAAAACTCTCTTTATGGTGTTGATATAGATCCTGGTGCAGTTGAGGTATGTAAATTGAGATTTTGGCTTTCTCTGATTGTAGATGAGGAAGATTTTCATACTATAAAGCCACTTCCAAACCTTGATTATAAGGTAGTTGTTGGAAATTCTCTTCTGGGAATTGAAAAGAATTTATTTAATAGTAAGGATCTTTTGGAACTTGAACATTTAAAACGTCAATATTTCAATGAGACACATCCGATTAAAAAACGAGAATTAAGGGAAGAAATTGATGGTTTAATCCATAAGATAACAAACGGACATAAGGAGTTTGATTTTAAGGTTTACTTCTCAGAAGTGTTCCACGAAGAAAATGGTAAAAAGGGTTTTGACATAGTAATAGGAAATCCACCGTATGTCAGGCATAAAAGGATAAAAGAACTTAAACCACTATTACAAAAGGCAAAATATAAAATTTACGACTCTACAGCTGACCTATACACTTACTTCTATGAAAAGGGATTGGAGATCTTAAAACCCAACGGAATTCTCTGTTTTATAACAAGCAATAAGTGGATGAGAGCAAAATATGGAGAAAAATTAAGGAAGTTTTTAAAACAGGAAACGGAGGTTTTGAAGATCATCGATTTTAGTGGCTATAGGGTGTTTGAGCAGACCGTTGATACGAACATAATCCTGGTTAGGAAAAAAGCTAGCCCTGGAACTCCTACAGGCATGGTAGAATTTGTTAACGTCAGATCGTTACCGCCAGGTGAAGATGTAATCTCATACATTGAAAATAACTACAACTTCATTCCGCAAGAAAAACTTGATGATAAATGCTGGACTCTTGAAGATGAAGAAGTTTTAAGACTAAAAGAAAAAATAGAACGTGTTGGAAAACCACTAAAAGAATGGGATGTAAAAATTTATATAGGGATTGTAACAGGCTACAACGAGGCATTTATAATTGACACAGAAACCAGGAATAGGATATTAGCTAACTGTAGAACAGAAGAAGAGAGAAAAAGAACAGAAGAAATAATAAAACCTGTTTTAAGAGGTAGGGATATTGGAAAGTATTACTATAAATGGGCGGGGTTGTGGGTTATTTTTATTCCTTGGCATTTTCCTTTGCATGATGACTCATCAATTCAGGGAGCAAGCATAAGGGCAGAGCAAGAATTTAAAAAGCAATATCCAAGTATTTATAATCACCTTTTACAATTTAAAGATACACTGTTAAAAAGAAAAAAAGAAGAAACAGGTATCAGATATGAATGGTATGCCCTACAGCGATGTGCCGCAACTTACTACCCCGAATTTGAAAAAGAAAAAATTGTGTGGCAACATGTAAGTGGAAGATACAATTTCGCATATATTCCACCAGGTTTATATCTAACGAATGCTTTATTTATGATTACTGGGGAAACGTCTATTTTGAAATATCTTATTGGAATTTTAAACAGTAAATTCGCTGATTATCTTTTACTGTTATTTACCAATCTGTCAACTCTCGGAAAATATGCTTATGGAGCAAAAGATAAAATAGAACAACTTCCCATTCCCCCCATCACTCCACAAAACCAACATATAGTTAAACAAATAGAAAACCTTGTTGACCAAATCCTTTCTATTACCCAATCTGAAGACTATCTTGAAAATTCACAAAAGCAAGAGAAAGTTAATGAGTACCAACGTCAGATTGATCAGCTGGTGTATAAACTCTACGGGCTTACAGAGGATGAGATAAGAATCGTGGAAAGATATTTTGGGCAATCCCGCGAGTAG
- a CDS encoding helicase-related protein: MASDLTFFVNEEGETLKDRFIKLIKDCRSFDCITGYFHITGFHAIYKALENAEKIRILIGMGTTPEVSKYIIEAYSIKDVEEDVKTRIKDEMDNSEDSLEVEEGVRKFIEWIRQNKLEIKAYPSRRLHAKVYIFTFKEGDRDVGRVITGSSNFTQSGLTDNLEFNVELKNRADYEFAKRKFEELWEQAIDITEVFTKTISEETWLKEDITPYELYLKFLYEYFKDELSLSDEVFLQYLPEGFKEFEYQKQAVLNAKKILEEYGGVFLSDVVGLGKTYMAAMLVKQLDGRTLVIAPPALIDKNNPGSWPNVFSDFRIPADFVSIGKLDEAVESIKKREYKNIIVDEAHRFRNETTVSYEKISEVCRGKRVILISATPYNNSPRDILAQIKLFQSPKNSTIPGVRDLEKFFKKLEERLKKVDRQKDYEQYLKTVRENAKEIRDKVLKYIMVRRTRSEIAKYFAEDLEKNNIKFPEVEDPKPFYYQLNDDEDRIFMETVRLITQEFRYARYMPLLYLKKSITRLEEQSQKNMGSFMKVLLVKRLESSFYAFRKSVDRFIRSYEMFIKEYENGNVYISKDISIHKIIEYLEEGDDEKIQELIDKGKVKKYNSEDFKPEFKEDLEKDLGILKKIKSMWESINRDPKLEKLLYELENNPILKNKKIIIFTESKETADYLAEKINEKFGRTALLFHSGMSEKVKNEIIENFDARAKDKKDDYKILVTTDILSEGVNLHRSNIVINYDIPWNPTRLMQRVGRVNRIGTEFDKIYVFNFFPTIQADSEIELTKIARSKIEAFLTLLGSDSAILTEGEPVSSHELFDKLLSKKTLMEDEEEEESELKYLRIIEKIRDENPKLFKKIQNLPKKARSAKIIPQSLRDIAPPNSLITFFRKGKLMKFFISDREKETAIELDFLTAAKILESTQDEKRAKLSLEDYYKLLNKNRNAFSNATAEENSEPHGHGGSDIYAKLLKILKAIQRNSEQIPKEDKKFLNIIIKRLEERVLPKRIVKEILKELEKLGKGIQDPLKVIDVLKRKVPATFLNDHHAKTSAKIKENEEVVLSLYLVREEDG; encoded by the coding sequence ATGGCATCTGACCTGACCTTCTTTGTAAACGAAGAAGGTGAAACGCTAAAAGACAGGTTCATAAAGCTCATAAAAGATTGCAGAAGCTTTGATTGCATCACAGGTTACTTTCACATAACAGGCTTTCATGCTATTTACAAAGCCCTAGAAAACGCAGAGAAAATAAGGATCCTTATAGGGATGGGGACAACGCCCGAAGTAAGCAAATATATCATAGAAGCTTACTCTATCAAAGATGTAGAGGAGGATGTTAAGACCCGTATAAAGGATGAAATGGACAACTCTGAGGACAGTTTAGAAGTTGAGGAAGGAGTTCGAAAGTTTATTGAGTGGATAAGACAAAATAAGCTTGAGATAAAAGCTTATCCATCCCGTAGACTTCATGCAAAAGTGTACATATTCACCTTTAAAGAAGGGGATAGAGATGTAGGAAGGGTTATCACAGGATCAAGCAATTTCACTCAATCTGGACTTACAGACAACCTTGAGTTCAACGTGGAGTTAAAAAACAGAGCTGATTATGAATTTGCAAAACGTAAGTTTGAAGAGTTGTGGGAACAAGCCATTGACATCACTGAAGTGTTCACTAAAACAATCAGTGAAGAAACCTGGCTGAAAGAAGATATCACCCCTTATGAACTATACCTTAAGTTCCTGTACGAGTATTTTAAGGATGAGCTTTCTTTATCTGATGAGGTTTTCCTACAGTATTTACCTGAAGGTTTTAAAGAATTCGAATACCAAAAACAAGCAGTTTTAAACGCCAAAAAAATACTAGAAGAGTACGGTGGTGTTTTCCTTTCCGATGTGGTAGGGCTTGGTAAAACTTACATGGCAGCAATGCTCGTAAAACAGCTTGATGGTAGAACACTTGTCATAGCTCCACCTGCGCTTATTGACAAAAATAATCCAGGTTCATGGCCTAATGTTTTTTCCGATTTTCGTATCCCAGCTGACTTTGTATCAATTGGTAAGCTAGATGAGGCAGTAGAGTCAATAAAGAAAAGAGAATATAAAAATATCATCGTAGACGAAGCTCATCGCTTCAGGAATGAAACAACCGTTAGTTATGAAAAAATTTCTGAAGTCTGCCGCGGAAAAAGAGTAATCTTGATATCTGCAACTCCTTATAATAACTCACCAAGAGATATTCTAGCACAGATTAAACTATTTCAAAGCCCAAAAAACAGTACTATACCAGGTGTTAGAGACCTTGAGAAATTTTTCAAGAAGCTTGAAGAGAGATTAAAAAAAGTTGATCGCCAAAAAGACTATGAGCAATATCTGAAAACAGTAAGAGAAAACGCCAAGGAAATCCGAGATAAGGTTTTGAAATATATAATGGTTAGAAGGACAAGATCGGAGATTGCAAAATATTTTGCAGAGGATTTAGAGAAAAACAATATTAAATTTCCAGAAGTTGAAGACCCAAAGCCCTTTTATTACCAGTTAAACGATGATGAAGACAGGATATTTATGGAGACCGTAAGGTTAATAACCCAGGAGTTTAGGTATGCACGTTATATGCCATTACTTTATCTAAAGAAGTCCATCACTCGACTGGAAGAACAATCGCAAAAAAACATGGGCAGTTTTATGAAGGTACTTCTCGTAAAACGTCTTGAAAGCAGCTTTTATGCATTCAGAAAAAGCGTGGACAGGTTTATTCGCTCCTACGAAATGTTTATTAAAGAATACGAGAACGGAAATGTCTACATAAGTAAAGACATTAGCATACATAAGATAATTGAATATTTGGAAGAAGGTGATGATGAAAAAATCCAGGAACTTATTGATAAAGGGAAAGTAAAAAAATACAATAGTGAAGATTTTAAACCCGAGTTTAAAGAAGATCTAGAAAAAGACTTAGGGATTTTAAAAAAGATAAAGTCTATGTGGGAATCTATAAATAGGGATCCAAAGCTTGAAAAATTGCTATACGAATTAGAAAATAACCCAATCCTCAAGAACAAGAAAATAATAATCTTTACGGAGTCTAAAGAAACAGCTGATTACTTGGCTGAGAAGATAAACGAAAAGTTTGGTCGAACTGCTCTCCTGTTTCATAGTGGTATGTCTGAAAAGGTAAAGAATGAGATCATAGAAAACTTTGATGCAAGAGCAAAAGATAAGAAGGATGATTATAAAATACTTGTTACGACAGACATTCTTTCTGAGGGTGTAAACCTTCATAGGTCAAACATCGTGATAAACTACGATATACCTTGGAATCCAACAAGATTAATGCAAAGGGTAGGAAGGGTTAACAGAATAGGCACAGAGTTTGATAAGATTTATGTTTTCAACTTTTTCCCAACAATACAAGCAGACTCTGAAATTGAGCTTACAAAAATTGCTCGTTCAAAGATAGAAGCCTTTTTAACGTTACTGGGTAGCGATAGCGCAATCTTAACCGAAGGAGAACCTGTTTCTTCTCATGAACTGTTTGATAAACTGCTTTCGAAGAAAACACTCATGGAAGATGAAGAGGAGGAAGAAAGTGAACTGAAGTATTTGAGGATTATTGAAAAAATCCGTGATGAAAACCCTAAGCTCTTTAAAAAAATACAGAATCTTCCTAAAAAAGCTCGTTCTGCAAAAATAATCCCTCAATCCTTAAGGGATATTGCTCCTCCTAACTCGCTAATCACTTTCTTCAGAAAAGGTAAGCTAATGAAATTCTTTATCTCAGACAGAGAAAAAGAGACAGCCATAGAGCTTGATTTCTTGACAGCCGCAAAGATTCTCGAAAGCACGCAGGATGAGAAAAGAGCAAAATTATCCCTTGAGGATTATTATAAACTCCTTAATAAAAATAGAAATGCGTTCTCTAATGCAACTGCAGAAGAAAACAGTGAACCTCACGGACATGGTGGTTCTGACATTTATGCCAAACTTTTAAAAATCCTAAAAGCAATACAGAGAAACAGTGAACAAATTCCTAAAGAGGATAAAAAGTTCCTGAACATAATCATAAAGCGGCTAGAAGAAAGAGTCCTACCAAAACGAATAGTAAAGGAAATTCTAAAAGAATTAGAGAAACTTGGAAAAGGAATACAGGATCCATTAAAAGTAATAGATGTATTAAAAAGAAAAGTGCCGGCCACATTTCTTAATGACCACCATGCAAAAACTTCTGCTAAAATAAAAGAAAACGAAGAGGTTGTACTCTCGCTTTATCTAGTGAGGGAAGAAGATGGATAA
- a CDS encoding RsmE family RNA methyltransferase — protein MERFLGKKIYGQKVAIEGQELKHLKVKRIKAGELLEVLTQEGWFLCKFEGFQKDLGICQIVERIEYTPRFPTITLYQCTPVHLKTMEDVIVGVSQAGAHRLVPVISERSFRDKKTILEKLPRWEKLSLESLKQCGRREPLIVDHPVELSKLETTSDLNLVLDNYQEGLKIKDLRLEGVKSISLVVGPEGGFSSKEVQMLKDKGFIALRLEPYTYRLEAASLVAVAILTNLV, from the coding sequence ATGGAAAGGTTTTTAGGCAAGAAAATCTATGGACAGAAGGTAGCCATAGAAGGTCAAGAGCTGAAGCACCTAAAGGTAAAAAGGATAAAGGCAGGAGAACTCCTGGAAGTTTTAACACAAGAGGGTTGGTTTTTATGCAAGTTCGAGGGTTTTCAAAAAGATTTAGGCATATGTCAAATAGTAGAGAGGATAGAATACACACCGAGGTTTCCCACCATAACCCTCTACCAGTGCACACCTGTACACCTAAAGACCATGGAGGATGTTATAGTAGGAGTAAGCCAGGCAGGAGCGCACAGGCTAGTGCCCGTCATATCCGAAAGGAGCTTCAGGGACAAGAAAACCATACTGGAAAAACTACCAAGATGGGAAAAGCTATCGCTCGAGTCCCTAAAGCAGTGCGGCAGGAGGGAGCCTCTTATAGTAGACCATCCGGTGGAGCTTTCCAAGCTTGAGACCACCTCAGACTTAAACCTAGTTCTTGATAACTACCAGGAAGGTTTAAAGATCAAGGATCTAAGGCTTGAAGGTGTAAAAAGTATAAGCCTGGTGGTAGGTCCAGAGGGTGGCTTTTCCAGCAAAGAAGTCCAGATGCTCAAAGACAAGGGTTTTATAGCCCTCAGGTTGGAGCCTTACACCTACCGCCTCGAGGCAGCTTCCTTAGTGGCCGTAGCTATACTTACAAACCTAGTATAA
- a CDS encoding nicotinate phosphoribosyltransferase: MLSFALHTDLYELTMAQVYFKEKKFGKAVFSLFVRKLPPNRNFLVSCGLETLVERIQNFRFTDRELKYLKSLGIFEEDFLDYLESFSFSGDLYAIEEGRVVFQNEPMVQIEAPLIEAQMLETLVINTIHFQTLIASKAVRSFLVSQGKQLIDFGLRRAHGLEAGLYAARASYVAGFAGTSNLEAGLRFGIPVFGTMAHSFVMIYEEEEEAFRAFAKVYPERTILLIDTYDTIEGAKKAIKLMKEGYRVVGVRIDSGDLKTLSKEVRRLFDQEGFNHVKIVVSGGLDEYDIQDLLSSGCPIDAFGVGTKFITSSDSPYLDIAYKLVEYEGKPKYKTSPGKATFPYKRQVIREYEGSLIKKDLVVRYKEGGLVKKIMEKGKLVESLPSLEKIKQTLMEDLKSLPDELKGLQKAHFTVEIID, translated from the coding sequence ATGCTATCTTTTGCACTCCATACAGACCTCTATGAGCTCACCATGGCCCAGGTGTACTTCAAGGAGAAGAAATTTGGAAAGGCCGTCTTTAGCCTCTTTGTAAGAAAGCTACCTCCAAACAGGAACTTCTTAGTCTCGTGTGGCCTTGAAACTTTAGTGGAAAGGATACAGAACTTTAGGTTTACAGACAGAGAGCTCAAGTACCTCAAGAGTCTTGGTATCTTTGAAGAAGACTTTCTGGACTACCTCGAAAGCTTTTCCTTCAGCGGTGATCTGTACGCCATAGAAGAAGGGAGGGTCGTTTTCCAAAACGAACCCATGGTACAGATAGAAGCTCCCCTGATAGAAGCTCAGATGTTGGAAACCCTAGTTATTAACACAATACACTTTCAAACTCTAATAGCTTCCAAGGCTGTAAGATCCTTTCTAGTAAGCCAAGGCAAACAACTCATAGACTTTGGCCTGAGAAGGGCCCATGGTCTTGAGGCAGGTCTCTATGCTGCCAGGGCTTCCTACGTAGCCGGTTTTGCAGGAACTTCCAACCTTGAAGCAGGTTTAAGGTTTGGCATACCAGTGTTTGGTACCATGGCCCATTCTTTTGTGATGATATACGAGGAAGAGGAAGAAGCATTCAGAGCCTTTGCCAAGGTATACCCAGAAAGAACCATACTCCTCATAGATACCTACGACACTATAGAAGGAGCCAAAAAGGCCATAAAACTCATGAAGGAAGGCTACAGGGTAGTAGGAGTGAGGATAGACAGCGGAGACCTAAAAACCCTTTCAAAAGAGGTTAGAAGGCTCTTTGACCAAGAAGGCTTTAACCACGTTAAGATAGTAGTAAGCGGCGGACTGGATGAGTATGACATCCAAGACCTTTTATCCTCTGGGTGCCCCATAGATGCCTTTGGAGTAGGGACCAAGTTCATAACATCCTCCGACAGCCCATATCTAGACATAGCTTACAAGCTAGTAGAGTACGAGGGCAAACCCAAGTACAAAACAAGCCCAGGCAAAGCTACATTCCCCTACAAAAGACAGGTAATAAGGGAGTACGAAGGTAGTCTCATCAAAAAGGACCTAGTAGTAAGGTACAAGGAAGGTGGCCTGGTTAAAAAAATCATGGAGAAAGGAAAGCTCGTAGAATCTTTGCCATCCTTGGAAAAGATAAAACAGACGCTTATGGAGGATCTCAAAAGTCTACCTGACGAGCTAAAAGGCCTACAGAAAGCCCACTTCACCGTAGAGATAATAGACTAA
- the mog gene encoding molybdopterin adenylyltransferase, with protein MEKAKIGVLTVSDRASRGEYEDISGKAIIEYLNEVITSPFEVVYRVVPDERDLIEGALIHMADVEGCCLILTTGGTGPAPRDVTPEATEAVCQKMLPGFGELMRAVSLKQVPTAILSRQTAGIRNKTLIVNLPGKPQSIRVCLDAVFPAIPYCIDLIGGPYITTDESKVKAFRPKG; from the coding sequence ATGGAAAAGGCAAAGATAGGCGTCCTTACTGTTTCTGATAGAGCCAGCAGGGGAGAGTATGAGGACATAAGCGGCAAAGCTATCATAGAGTACCTCAATGAGGTCATCACAAGCCCTTTTGAAGTGGTCTACCGTGTTGTACCGGACGAGAGAGATCTTATAGAGGGTGCTCTCATACATATGGCAGATGTAGAAGGATGTTGCCTTATACTTACCACGGGTGGTACTGGTCCTGCTCCTAGAGATGTTACACCGGAGGCTACCGAGGCCGTATGTCAAAAGATGCTTCCAGGCTTTGGAGAACTTATGCGCGCCGTGTCTTTAAAGCAGGTCCCCACTGCTATACTCTCAAGGCAGACGGCTGGCATAAGGAACAAAACCCTCATCGTTAACCTTCCTGGAAAACCCCAGTCCATAAGGGTGTGCCTTGACGCTGTCTTTCCAGCCATTCCCTACTGCATAGATCTCATAGGTGGACCTTACATAACCACTGACGAGTCTAAGGTAAAAGCTTTCAGACCTAAAGGATGA
- a CDS encoding ABC transporter permease — MKFSLTIITIFLLMALFAPFIAPYPYDLQNRKAPYHPPTRVHIFKDGSLTFPYVNLYRLKDPIFKVYEEDVSVSCRLEFFTHTTYGFKLLSTREPCHVYLLGTDQLGRDVFSRIVYGARVPLSVGFMGVLVTFTVGALVGGFSGYMGGKVDAFIMRLVEVLLAIPTFYLMLALRSIFPITMESFEVFLMVIFIISFLGWASIARVVRGMALSIREKEFVLAAKTYGAGHLRIIVKHILPNTYYYLIVSATLSFPAYVLAESSLSFLGLGVQEPFPSWGNMLAYAKNITVLTNYPWLLSPGVAIFLLVLAFNLLGDELLRRNRV, encoded by the coding sequence ATGAAGTTTTCTCTGACCATAATAACCATATTCCTGCTTATGGCCCTCTTTGCCCCTTTCATAGCACCCTACCCTTATGACCTTCAAAACCGTAAAGCTCCTTACCATCCACCAACGCGAGTACATATCTTCAAGGACGGTAGCCTTACTTTCCCTTACGTAAACCTATACAGGCTAAAGGATCCTATCTTTAAGGTATACGAAGAGGATGTTAGCGTCTCGTGCAGGCTTGAGTTTTTTACTCACACTACTTACGGCTTTAAGCTTTTGAGTACAAGAGAACCTTGTCATGTGTACTTGCTTGGAACTGATCAGCTGGGAAGGGATGTATTCTCAAGGATAGTCTACGGTGCAAGAGTTCCCTTGTCTGTAGGTTTTATGGGTGTGCTCGTGACCTTTACGGTGGGTGCTTTGGTGGGTGGTTTTTCTGGGTACATGGGTGGCAAGGTAGATGCCTTTATAATGAGGCTGGTGGAGGTGCTATTGGCCATACCCACCTTTTACCTTATGCTGGCCCTTAGGTCCATCTTTCCCATAACCATGGAGAGCTTTGAGGTGTTCTTGATGGTCATCTTCATAATCTCCTTCTTGGGATGGGCAAGTATAGCCAGGGTGGTAAGGGGTATGGCTCTGTCTATCAGGGAGAAGGAGTTTGTTCTTGCTGCCAAGACTTATGGAGCTGGCCACTTGAGAATAATAGTAAAGCATATACTTCCCAACACTTATTATTACCTTATAGTATCGGCTACCCTGTCCTTTCCTGCCTACGTACTGGCTGAGTCTTCCTTGAGCTTCTTGGGCCTTGGTGTACAGGAACCTTTTCCAAGCTGGGGCAACATGCTAGCTTACGCTAAGAATATCACGGTCCTTACTAACTACCCTTGGCTTCTTTCTCCAGGTGTAGCTATCTTCCTCCTGGTGCTTGCCTTTAATCTGTTGGGTGATGAACTTTTAAGGAGAAATAGAGTATGA